Proteins encoded within one genomic window of Burkholderiaceae bacterium:
- a CDS encoding 3-methylmercaptopropionyl-CoA dehydrogenase (DmdC) codes for MSLRSTLDFLLYDWLDAESLTQRPRFVEHSRETFDAVLGTCERIAREKYAPFNRLVDTEEPRTEKNADGSLRVVLPQATHAARAAYAESGMLAAAQDHAHGGMQLPYLVEAGANAFFAKASISIGSNLLSVGNANLLRAHGTPLQKQVFAANEFNGRWAGTMCLSEPQAGSSLSDIATRAEPEDEGDSLGPRYRLKGNKMWISSGEHEMTENIVHLVLAKIPGADGKLVPGVKGISLFVVPKFLVEVSGPHPGPHPLTGEGEGGSAALRVTLGQRNDIALAGLNHKLGWRGTVNTLLNFGEGKFSVDGKAGAVGYLVGKPGEGLKCMFHMMNEARIGIGMAAAMLGLAGYEASLDYAKTRTQGRPVGAAGKDVNQPPVRLIAHADIRRMLLAQKSYCEGALALLLYCAKLVDEQRTGDAQAADEARLLLEVLTPVAKSWPSENCLEANSLAIQIHGGYGYTRDFPVEQYWRDNRLNMIHEGTHGIQALDLLGRKVRMENGRALDLLAARVKATVRKASARPALAEHARALAEALERVRAATRAAWASGDPAEALANAVPYMQAVGHMVIAWIWLDLACCAIKSEATCEGVAGTTGYFFHYELPKIGAWLRVVERRDMTCAELPEGAF; via the coding sequence ATGAGCTTGCGATCGACCCTGGATTTTCTGCTTTACGACTGGCTCGATGCCGAGTCGCTGACGCAACGCCCGCGCTTTGTCGAGCATTCGCGCGAGACCTTCGACGCGGTACTGGGCACCTGCGAGCGCATCGCGCGCGAGAAGTACGCGCCGTTCAACCGGCTCGTCGACACCGAGGAGCCGCGCACCGAGAAGAATGCGGACGGCAGCCTGCGCGTGGTGCTGCCGCAGGCCACGCACGCCGCGCGCGCGGCCTATGCCGAGTCCGGCATGCTGGCCGCCGCGCAGGACCATGCGCACGGCGGCATGCAGTTGCCGTATCTGGTCGAGGCCGGGGCCAATGCGTTTTTCGCCAAGGCCTCGATCAGCATCGGCTCGAATCTGCTCTCGGTGGGCAATGCCAACCTGCTGAGGGCGCACGGCACGCCGCTGCAAAAACAGGTGTTCGCCGCCAATGAGTTCAACGGCCGCTGGGCCGGCACCATGTGCCTCTCCGAGCCGCAGGCGGGCTCATCCTTGAGCGACATCGCCACCCGCGCCGAACCGGAGGACGAAGGCGACTCGCTGGGGCCGCGCTACCGCCTCAAGGGCAACAAGATGTGGATCTCGTCCGGCGAGCACGAGATGACCGAGAACATCGTGCACCTGGTGCTGGCGAAGATTCCCGGCGCGGACGGCAAGCTGGTGCCAGGCGTCAAGGGGATCTCGCTGTTCGTCGTGCCGAAATTTCTGGTCGAAGTGAGCGGCCCTCACCCCGGCCCTCACCCGCTTACGGGAGAGGGTGAGGGCGGCAGCGCGGCGCTGCGCGTCACGCTGGGGCAAAGGAATGACATCGCGCTGGCCGGCCTCAATCACAAACTCGGCTGGCGCGGCACGGTCAACACCTTGCTCAACTTCGGCGAAGGCAAGTTTTCGGTCGATGGCAAGGCCGGCGCGGTCGGCTATCTCGTCGGAAAGCCCGGCGAGGGCCTCAAATGCATGTTCCACATGATGAACGAGGCGCGCATCGGCATCGGCATGGCGGCGGCCATGCTTGGCCTGGCCGGTTATGAAGCGTCACTGGACTACGCGAAGACGCGCACACAGGGCCGGCCCGTGGGTGCAGCGGGCAAGGACGTGAACCAGCCACCCGTGCGCCTGATAGCGCACGCCGACATCCGCCGCATGCTGCTGGCGCAGAAGAGCTATTGCGAGGGTGCGCTGGCGCTGCTGCTGTATTGCGCCAAGCTGGTCGACGAGCAACGCACCGGCGACGCCCAGGCCGCGGACGAAGCGCGGCTGCTGCTCGAAGTGCTGACGCCGGTTGCCAAGAGCTGGCCCAGTGAAAACTGCCTGGAGGCCAACAGCCTGGCGATCCAGATCCACGGCGGCTACGGCTACACGCGCGACTTTCCCGTGGAGCAGTACTGGCGCGACAACCGCCTGAACATGATCCACGAGGGCACGCACGGCATCCAGGCGCTGGACCTGCTGGGCCGCAAGGTGCGGATGGAGAACGGCCGGGCGTTGGACCTGCTCGCCGCGCGCGTCAAAGCGACCGTCCGCAAGGCCTCGGCGCGGCCCGCGCTCGCTGAGCACGCCCGGGCGCTGGCCGAGGCGCTGGAGCGTGTGCGCGCGGCGACCCGCGCCGCCTGGGCCAGCGGCGACCCGGCCGAAGCGCTGGCGAACGCCGTCCCCTACATGCAGGCCGTCGGCCACATGGTGATTGCCTGGATCTGGCTAGACCTGGCTTGCTGTGCTATCAAAAGCGAAGCTACATGTGAAGGTGTGGCGGGGACCACAGGCTATTTCTTTCACTACGAATTGCCGAAGATCGGCGCGTGGCTGCGCGTGGTGGAACGCCGCGACATGACCTGCGCCGAGCTGCCCGAAGGGGCGTTCTGA
- a CDS encoding 3-hydroxyacyl-CoA dehydrogenase, which translates to MTAEYKVHGDVAVITMNNPPVNGLGYATRVAIAEGLAKANADGAVKAIVVTGAGRAFSGGADITEFGTPRATQEPNLLSVIRAVELSAKPVVAAVHSVAMGGGLELALGCHYRIAAPGCSVGLPEVKLGLIPGAGGTQRLPRVLGVETALNMIVSGEPVKSEQLAALPGQKLFDKMASSPEALPEEALAYARSVAAARPLPLVRNLPCKHPQGDAYFQFARNMVRGMAKNFPAPGKCVDAVESATKLKFDDGMAAERQTFLNLMLTPECRALRHVFMAERAASKIPDVPADTPQRAIKSIAVIGAGTMGGGISMNFLNAGIPVKMLEVKQEALDRGIATIRKNYEAQVKKGKLKQDKYEQRMALLSTTLTYTDLKDADMVIEAVFEEMGVKQKVFEQLDAVMKPGAILASNTSTLDVNKIAGFTKRPQDVIGTHFFSPANVMKLLEVVRGKATAKDVLATVMALGKKIKKTAVVSGVCDGFIGNRMIEQYSRQAGFMLDEGATPSQVDRAIEWFGFAMGPFRMGDLAGNDIGWAIRKRRAAERPDMIYSRTADLLCEMGRFGQKTGAGWYDYKPGKRDAIASALVEGMIEKYRKDRGITPRKIADDEIVQRLVFALVNEAAHILEEGIASKASDIDMVYLTGYGFPLFRGGPMLYADEFGLFNVVQAMQRFARNPHDDAKFWQPAPLLARLAAEGKTFN; encoded by the coding sequence ATGACGGCAGAGTACAAGGTGCACGGCGACGTCGCCGTGATCACGATGAACAATCCCCCGGTCAATGGCCTGGGGTATGCGACCCGAGTCGCGATCGCCGAAGGTCTTGCGAAGGCGAATGCCGACGGCGCCGTCAAGGCCATCGTCGTCACCGGTGCCGGCCGGGCGTTTTCCGGCGGCGCCGACATCACCGAATTCGGCACGCCGCGCGCGACGCAAGAGCCGAACCTGCTGAGCGTGATTCGCGCGGTCGAACTGTCGGCCAAGCCGGTGGTGGCTGCGGTGCATTCGGTGGCGATGGGCGGCGGGCTGGAACTCGCGCTCGGCTGCCACTACCGCATCGCCGCGCCCGGCTGCAGCGTCGGGCTGCCCGAGGTCAAGCTCGGCCTGATCCCGGGGGCCGGCGGCACGCAGCGGCTGCCGCGCGTGCTCGGCGTCGAGACCGCGCTGAACATGATCGTCAGCGGCGAGCCGGTGAAGAGCGAGCAACTGGCAGCGCTGCCCGGGCAGAAGCTGTTCGACAAGATGGCTTCATCGCCGGAGGCGCTGCCGGAAGAAGCTTTGGCCTATGCGCGCAGCGTGGCCGCGGCACGGCCGCTGCCGCTGGTGCGCAACCTGCCGTGCAAGCATCCTCAGGGTGATGCGTACTTCCAGTTCGCGCGCAACATGGTGCGCGGCATGGCGAAGAACTTCCCGGCGCCCGGGAAATGCGTCGATGCGGTCGAGAGCGCGACCAAACTGAAGTTCGACGATGGTATGGCGGCAGAGCGTCAGACGTTCCTGAACCTGATGCTGACCCCCGAATGCCGGGCGCTGCGCCATGTGTTCATGGCCGAGCGCGCTGCATCCAAAATCCCCGATGTCCCCGCCGATACACCGCAACGCGCTATTAAATCAATAGCTGTCATCGGTGCCGGCACCATGGGCGGCGGCATTTCGATGAACTTCCTCAACGCCGGCATTCCGGTGAAGATGCTCGAGGTCAAGCAGGAGGCGCTCGATCGCGGCATCGCGACGATCCGCAAGAACTACGAGGCACAGGTCAAGAAGGGCAAGCTCAAACAAGACAAGTACGAGCAGCGCATGGCGCTCTTGTCGACCACGCTAACCTACACGGACCTGAAAGACGCCGACATGGTGATCGAGGCCGTATTCGAGGAAATGGGCGTCAAGCAGAAGGTGTTCGAGCAGCTCGACGCGGTGATGAAGCCGGGCGCGATCCTGGCCAGCAACACCTCGACGCTCGACGTCAACAAGATCGCCGGCTTCACAAAACGCCCGCAGGACGTGATCGGCACGCATTTCTTCAGCCCGGCCAACGTGATGAAGCTGCTCGAAGTGGTGCGTGGCAAGGCGACCGCCAAGGACGTGCTCGCGACCGTGATGGCGCTCGGCAAAAAAATCAAGAAAACGGCGGTGGTCTCCGGCGTGTGCGACGGCTTCATCGGCAACCGCATGATCGAGCAGTACAGCCGCCAGGCCGGCTTCATGCTCGACGAGGGCGCGACGCCTAGCCAGGTCGACCGCGCGATCGAGTGGTTCGGCTTTGCGATGGGGCCGTTCCGCATGGGCGATCTCGCCGGCAACGACATCGGCTGGGCGATCCGCAAGCGCCGCGCCGCCGAGCGGCCGGACATGATCTATAGCCGCACCGCCGACCTGCTGTGCGAGATGGGCCGTTTCGGCCAGAAGACCGGCGCAGGCTGGTACGACTACAAGCCCGGCAAGCGCGACGCAATTGCGAGCGCGCTGGTGGAGGGCATGATCGAGAAGTACCGCAAGGACCGCGGCATCACGCCGCGCAAGATCGCGGACGACGAGATCGTGCAACGCCTGGTGTTCGCGCTGGTCAACGAGGCCGCGCATATCCTGGAAGAGGGCATTGCCAGCAAGGCCAGCGACATCGACATGGTCTATCTCACCGGCTACGGCTTCCCTTTGTTCCGCGGCGGCCCGATGCTGTACGCCGACGAATTCGGCCTGTTCAACGTGGTGCAGGCGATGCAGCGCTTTGCGCGGAACCCGCACGACGACGCCAAGTTCTGGCAGCCGGCACCGCTGCTGGCCCGGCTCGCCGCCGAAGGCAAGACGTTCAACTGA
- a CDS encoding 3-hydroxyacyl-CoA dehydrogenase → MLKIENLHAFYGKSHVLHGVSFDVQPGEIVALLGRNGSGRSTTAKAIMGLVHWEGSLHWKDAELHGKTAYEIAHAGIGYVPESRDIFPRLTVHQNLLLGQKGNGRGSRWSFDDMYQMFPRLKERQHTEAGVLSGGEQQMLTLCRTLMGDPDLIIIDEPTEGLAPKIVELVGEYLKTLKARGISVLLIEQKLTIAMAISDRALVMGHGAIVFHGTPATLRADAATRREWLEV, encoded by the coding sequence ATGCTGAAGATCGAAAACCTGCATGCGTTCTACGGCAAGAGCCATGTGCTGCATGGCGTCTCGTTCGACGTGCAGCCGGGCGAGATCGTCGCGCTGCTCGGCCGCAACGGCTCGGGCCGCTCCACCACGGCGAAGGCGATCATGGGGCTGGTGCACTGGGAGGGATCGTTGCACTGGAAGGACGCGGAACTGCACGGCAAGACGGCCTACGAGATCGCGCACGCGGGCATCGGCTATGTGCCCGAGAGCCGCGACATCTTTCCGCGCCTGACCGTGCACCAGAACCTGCTGCTGGGCCAGAAGGGCAACGGCCGCGGCAGCCGCTGGTCGTTCGACGACATGTACCAGATGTTTCCGCGGCTCAAGGAACGCCAGCACACCGAAGCCGGCGTGCTCTCCGGCGGCGAGCAGCAGATGCTGACGCTGTGCCGCACGCTGATGGGCGACCCGGATCTCATCATCATCGACGAGCCCACCGAGGGCCTCGCGCCCAAGATCGTCGAGCTGGTCGGCGAGTACCTGAAGACGCTGAAGGCACGCGGCATCTCGGTGCTGCTGATCGAGCAGAAACTGACGATCGCGATGGCGATCTCCGACCGCGCGCTGGTCATGGGCCACGGTGCGATCGTGTTCCACGGCACGCCCGCGACGCTGCGTGCCGATGCCGCGACCCGGCGCGAATGGCTCGAGGTCTGA
- a CDS encoding ABC transporter, permease protein 1, with amino-acid sequence MEYLTISILNGISYGLLLFMLSSGLTLIFSMMGVLNFAHASFYMLGAYFAYAVSLAVGFWPALVIAPLLVGVVGALFEKYSLRRTHKFGHVAELLVTFGLSYIVVELVQLVWGRGSVDYRIPAALNGPLFTLYGTQFPMYRGFMMLVALLMLLAIWLLLTRTRIGLVIQAALTHPQAVESLGHNVPRVFMLVFGGGAALAGLAGVIGGNAFVTEPGMAASVGAIIFVVVVVGGMGSLGGAFLASLLIGIIQTLAVGIDSSLSGGLALLGVAVTPDTFGYALWNLRLSQIAPMLPYLLMVLILIFRPKGLLGTREG; translated from the coding sequence ATGGAATACCTGACGATCTCGATCCTGAACGGAATCAGCTACGGCCTCTTGCTGTTCATGTTGAGTTCTGGGCTGACGCTGATCTTCAGCATGATGGGCGTGCTCAATTTCGCGCACGCGAGCTTCTACATGCTTGGCGCGTATTTCGCCTACGCGGTGAGTCTCGCTGTGGGCTTCTGGCCGGCGCTGGTGATCGCGCCGTTGCTGGTCGGCGTGGTCGGCGCGTTGTTCGAAAAGTACAGCCTGCGGCGCACGCACAAGTTCGGCCATGTCGCCGAACTGCTGGTGACGTTCGGCCTCAGCTACATCGTCGTCGAACTGGTGCAACTGGTGTGGGGCCGCGGTTCGGTCGACTACCGCATCCCCGCGGCGCTGAACGGCCCGCTGTTCACGCTCTACGGCACACAATTCCCGATGTACCGGGGCTTCATGATGCTGGTGGCGCTGCTGATGCTGCTCGCGATCTGGCTGCTGTTGACGCGCACTCGCATCGGCCTGGTGATCCAGGCGGCGCTGACCCATCCGCAGGCGGTCGAATCCTTGGGGCACAACGTGCCGCGCGTGTTCATGCTGGTGTTCGGCGGCGGCGCCGCGCTGGCGGGGCTGGCCGGCGTGATCGGCGGCAACGCGTTCGTGACCGAACCGGGCATGGCGGCTTCAGTGGGCGCGATCATCTTCGTGGTGGTCGTCGTCGGCGGCATGGGTTCGCTCGGCGGCGCGTTCCTCGCATCGCTCTTGATCGGCATCATCCAGACACTGGCCGTCGGGATCGACAGTTCGCTGTCGGGCGGCCTCGCGTTGCTCGGCGTCGCCGTGACGCCCGACACCTTCGGCTACGCGCTGTGGAACCTCCGCTTGAGCCAGATCGCGCCGATGCTCCCTTACCTGCTGATGGTGCTGATCCTGATCTTCCGGCCCAAGGGGCTGCTCGGCACGCGGGAGGGTTGA
- a CDS encoding acetyl-CoA acetyltransferase, translating to MTSAVIVSTARTPLCKSWKGSFNMTHGATLGGHAVQHAIQRAGIEPGEVYDVLMGCANPEGATGANIARQIALRAGCPVTTSGTTVNRFCSSGLQTIALAAQRIVAGEADIFVAGGVESISCVQNEMNRHMLADPWLVEHKPEIYWSMLQTAEQVAKRYDIGRDAMDEYGAASQQKAEAALKAGKFKDEIAAITVTAGVADPVLGLRTKQVTVENDEGIRAGTTKEGISGIKPALPGGLVAAGNASQFSDGAGACVLMHESVASKKGLKPLGRFLGFAVAGCEPDEMGIGPVFAIPKVLSRLGLKMNDIDLWELNEAFAVQVIYCRDKLGIPADRLNVNGGAIAVGHPYGVTGQRLTGHALIEGKRRSAKKVCVTMCIGGGMGAAGIFEVL from the coding sequence ATGACTTCCGCCGTAATCGTTTCCACTGCCCGCACCCCGCTCTGCAAGAGCTGGAAGGGTTCGTTCAACATGACGCATGGCGCCACGCTCGGCGGGCATGCAGTGCAGCACGCGATCCAGCGCGCCGGCATCGAGCCGGGCGAGGTCTACGACGTGCTGATGGGCTGCGCGAATCCGGAAGGCGCGACCGGCGCGAACATCGCGCGCCAGATCGCGTTGCGCGCCGGCTGTCCGGTCACCACTTCGGGCACCACGGTCAACCGCTTCTGCTCGTCGGGCCTGCAGACAATCGCGCTGGCCGCGCAGCGCATCGTCGCCGGCGAGGCCGACATCTTCGTCGCCGGCGGCGTCGAGAGCATCTCCTGCGTGCAGAACGAGATGAACCGGCACATGTTGGCCGACCCGTGGCTGGTCGAGCACAAGCCCGAGATCTACTGGTCGATGCTGCAGACCGCCGAGCAGGTGGCCAAGCGCTACGACATCGGCCGCGACGCGATGGACGAGTACGGCGCCGCCAGCCAGCAGAAGGCGGAGGCCGCGCTGAAGGCCGGCAAGTTCAAGGACGAGATCGCGGCTATCACCGTGACCGCCGGCGTGGCCGACCCGGTGCTCGGGCTGCGCACCAAGCAGGTCACGGTCGAGAACGACGAGGGCATCCGCGCGGGGACGACCAAGGAAGGCATCAGCGGCATCAAGCCGGCGCTGCCCGGCGGGCTGGTCGCGGCCGGCAATGCCAGCCAGTTTTCCGACGGCGCGGGCGCGTGCGTGCTGATGCACGAGTCGGTGGCGTCGAAGAAGGGGCTCAAGCCGCTGGGCCGCTTCCTCGGCTTCGCGGTCGCCGGCTGCGAGCCCGACGAGATGGGCATCGGCCCGGTGTTCGCGATCCCGAAGGTGCTTTCGCGCCTGGGCCTGAAGATGAACGACATCGATCTGTGGGAGCTGAACGAGGCGTTCGCGGTGCAGGTGATCTACTGCCGCGACAAGCTCGGCATTCCGGCAGACCGGCTCAACGTGAACGGCGGCGCGATCGCGGTCGGCCACCCGTACGGCGTGACCGGCCAGCGCCTGACCGGCCATGCGCTGATCGAAGGCAAGCGCCGCAGCGCGAAGAAGGTCTGCGTGACCATGTGCATCGGCGGCGGCATGGGCGCGGCCGGCATCTTCGAGGTGCTCTGA
- a CDS encoding ABC transporter, substrate-binding protein, translating to MKFAIKMIAASAVLALAGTAFAQKGETVKIAFIDPLSGPFANVGQNQLKSWQFVAQWLDGAKNPAGVNFEIRGFDNKGSPQESLNALKAAIDQGYRYVTQGNGSGAALAISEAVTKYNERNPGKEVVYINYAAVDPALTNDKCSFWHFRLDADTTMKMEALTAFMKDQPQIKKVYLLDQDYSHGHQVSEWFQKDIKRKRPDVQIVGNDFVPIGQVKDFAPYVAKIKQSGADSIVTGNWGQDLTLFVKALNQAGLHLPMYTYYAGVTGTPTALAAGGDSQVYVVAYGYNQTTGEIGKIVEAFKKKFDDDYYTFATYNGINLLSAAMAKAHSTDPLKVAFALEGLTVPSFAGDVTMRKSDHQLQQTMFITKWEKVSKKYPYSVENTGYTFAPIKEIPAYVASTPTTCQMKRPSGG from the coding sequence ATGAAGTTCGCTATCAAAATGATTGCTGCATCGGCAGTGCTGGCATTGGCCGGCACCGCGTTTGCGCAGAAAGGTGAAACCGTCAAGATCGCGTTCATCGACCCGCTGTCCGGGCCGTTCGCGAACGTCGGCCAGAACCAGCTCAAGAGCTGGCAGTTCGTCGCGCAGTGGCTGGACGGCGCGAAGAACCCGGCCGGCGTGAATTTTGAGATCCGCGGCTTCGACAACAAGGGCTCGCCGCAGGAAAGCCTGAATGCGCTGAAGGCGGCGATCGATCAGGGCTACCGCTACGTGACGCAGGGCAACGGCTCGGGCGCCGCGCTTGCGATCTCCGAAGCCGTGACCAAGTACAACGAGCGCAATCCCGGCAAGGAGGTGGTCTACATCAACTACGCGGCGGTCGACCCGGCGCTGACCAACGACAAATGCAGCTTCTGGCATTTCCGCCTCGACGCCGACACCACGATGAAGATGGAGGCTCTCACCGCCTTCATGAAAGACCAGCCGCAGATCAAGAAAGTCTATCTGCTGGACCAGGACTACTCGCACGGCCATCAGGTGTCCGAGTGGTTCCAGAAGGACATCAAGCGCAAGCGCCCCGACGTCCAGATCGTCGGCAATGACTTCGTCCCGATCGGCCAGGTCAAGGACTTCGCGCCCTATGTGGCCAAGATCAAGCAGTCGGGCGCCGACAGCATCGTCACCGGCAACTGGGGCCAGGATTTGACGCTGTTCGTCAAGGCGCTGAACCAGGCCGGTCTGCACCTTCCAATGTATACCTACTACGCGGGCGTAACGGGCACGCCGACCGCGCTGGCCGCCGGCGGCGACAGCCAGGTGTACGTCGTGGCCTACGGCTACAACCAGACCACCGGCGAGATCGGCAAGATCGTTGAAGCCTTCAAGAAGAAGTTCGATGACGACTATTACACTTTTGCTACTTACAACGGCATCAACCTGTTGAGCGCGGCGATGGCCAAGGCGCATTCGACCGATCCGTTGAAGGTCGCGTTCGCGCTCGAGGGCCTGACGGTGCCGAGCTTTGCCGGCGACGTGACGATGCGCAAGTCCGACCACCAGCTGCAGCAGACGATGTTCATCACCAAATGGGAAAAGGTCAGCAAGAAGTACCCGTACAGCGTGGAGAACACCGGCTACACCTTCGCGCCGATCAAGGAGATCCCGGCCTATGTGGCAAGCACCCCGACCACCTGCCAGATGAAACGGCCGAGCGGGGGCTGA
- a CDS encoding ABC transporter, permease protein 2, which yields MSNTTVKPLNRGRILVWSAFALVMIVAPLVWSSSLGQTLLSQIGVAIIVCLSYNMLLGQGGMLSFGHAVHSGLGAFLAIHVLNLVDSGKFPLPVSLIPLAGGLGGMAFAILLGWVTTKKAGTTFAMITLGIGELVSAMSLMFPAVFGGEGGISGDRVAGSHPFGITFGPQIQLYYLIAIYTFACTALMFAFTGTPLGRMLNAVRDNPERVEFVGYDTQMVRYISFVIAGFFAGIAGGLAALNFEIVTSEVVGSYRSGAYLLFTFLGGVTVFYGPIIGAVLMVLASVVLSEITRAWLLYLGLVFLFMVMYAPGGVASLIMVNLRVASFGKLRPLLPHYLLMAVAAVPILAGAAALIEMVYHIQLNMAQGPTTGFLGMQLDVTAAHNWVAAVLVMLGGLLLFEVCRRRFARSWGAVQEYIADEVQRREAA from the coding sequence GTGAGCAACACGACTGTCAAGCCATTGAACCGCGGCCGGATTCTCGTCTGGTCCGCGTTCGCCCTGGTGATGATCGTCGCGCCGCTGGTTTGGAGCAGCAGCCTGGGCCAGACGCTGCTGAGCCAGATCGGCGTCGCGATCATCGTCTGCCTCAGCTACAACATGCTGCTGGGGCAGGGCGGCATGCTCAGTTTCGGCCATGCAGTGCACTCGGGGCTCGGCGCGTTCCTCGCGATTCACGTGCTGAACCTGGTCGACTCGGGCAAATTCCCGCTGCCGGTCAGTCTGATCCCGCTGGCCGGCGGGCTTGGCGGGATGGCGTTCGCGATATTGCTGGGCTGGGTCACGACCAAGAAGGCCGGCACGACGTTCGCGATGATCACACTGGGCATCGGCGAACTGGTGTCGGCGATGTCGCTGATGTTTCCGGCCGTGTTCGGCGGCGAAGGCGGCATCTCGGGTGATCGCGTCGCAGGAAGCCACCCATTCGGAATCACGTTCGGCCCGCAGATCCAGCTCTACTACCTGATCGCCATCTACACGTTCGCCTGCACCGCGCTGATGTTCGCGTTCACCGGCACGCCGCTCGGCCGCATGCTGAACGCGGTGCGCGACAACCCGGAGCGGGTCGAGTTCGTCGGCTACGACACGCAGATGGTGCGCTACATCTCGTTCGTGATCGCCGGTTTCTTCGCCGGCATCGCCGGGGGGCTGGCCGCGCTGAACTTCGAGATCGTCACCTCCGAGGTGGTCGGCAGCTACCGCTCGGGCGCCTATCTGCTGTTCACCTTCCTCGGCGGGGTCACGGTGTTCTACGGGCCGATCATCGGCGCGGTGCTGATGGTGCTGGCATCGGTGGTGCTGAGCGAGATCACGCGCGCCTGGCTGCTGTACCTGGGGCTGGTGTTCCTGTTCATGGTGATGTATGCGCCGGGCGGCGTCGCAAGCCTGATCATGGTGAACCTGCGCGTGGCCTCGTTCGGCAAGCTGCGTCCGCTGCTGCCGCACTACCTGCTGATGGCGGTCGCGGCCGTTCCGATTCTGGCCGGTGCAGCGGCGCTGATCGAAATGGTCTATCACATCCAGTTGAACATGGCGCAGGGACCGACCACCGGCTTCCTGGGCATGCAGCTTGACGTCACCGCGGCGCACAACTGGGTCGCCGCAGTGCTGGTGATGCTGGGCGGCCTGTTGCTGTTCGAAGTCTGTCGGCGCCGGTTCGCGCGCAGCTGGGGCGCCGTGCAGGAATACATCGCCGACGAAGTGCAGCGGCGGGAGGCCGCATGA
- a CDS encoding ABC transporter, ATP-binding protein 1, with protein sequence MSSAAPTSEQHALELRALRKSFGKTEIIRGVDLAVASGERVAVIGPNGAGKSTLFNLISGRFEPTSGEVLLHGHRISGKRPFEINRLGLSRSFQITNIFSRLSVFENLRCGVLWSLGYRYTFLKFLSRLHDANQRADELMHMIGLEKKRDVLAVNLTYAEQRALEIGVTIGGGASVILLDEPTAGMSRSETARFIELIRQVTAGKTLLTVEHDMGVVFGLADKIAVVVYGEVLAFDTPDAVRANPRVQEAYLGSVVAENQAQGH encoded by the coding sequence ATGAGCAGCGCGGCGCCGACGTCGGAACAGCATGCCCTCGAGTTGCGCGCTCTGCGCAAGAGCTTCGGCAAGACCGAGATCATCCGCGGCGTCGATCTGGCCGTCGCGTCCGGCGAACGCGTCGCGGTCATCGGACCGAACGGCGCCGGCAAGTCCACGCTGTTCAACCTGATCAGCGGCCGCTTCGAACCGACCAGCGGCGAGGTGCTGCTGCACGGTCACCGGATCAGCGGCAAGCGGCCGTTCGAGATCAACCGCCTGGGGCTGTCGCGCAGCTTCCAGATCACGAACATCTTCTCCCGGCTCAGCGTGTTCGAGAACCTGCGCTGCGGCGTGCTCTGGAGCCTGGGCTATCGCTATACGTTCCTGAAGTTTCTTTCCAGGCTGCACGACGCGAATCAGCGCGCCGACGAGTTGATGCACATGATCGGGCTGGAGAAAAAGCGCGATGTATTGGCGGTCAACCTCACGTACGCCGAGCAACGCGCGCTGGAGATCGGCGTGACCATCGGCGGCGGCGCCAGCGTGATCCTGCTCGACGAGCCGACCGCCGGCATGAGCCGTTCCGAGACCGCACGCTTCATCGAACTGATCCGCCAGGTCACCGCCGGCAAGACGCTGCTGACCGTGGAGCACGACATGGGCGTGGTGTTCGGGCTGGCCGACAAGATCGCGGTCGTGGTCTACGGCGAGGTTCTGGCCTTCGACACGCCCGACGCGGTGCGCGCGAACCCGCGCGTGCAGGAAGCCTATCTGGGCTCGGTCGTGGCCGAGAACCAGGCGCAGGGGCACTGA